One part of the Arabidopsis thaliana chromosome 4, partial sequence genome encodes these proteins:
- a CDS encoding receptor-interacting protein (unknown protein; FUNCTIONS IN: molecular_function unknown; INVOLVED IN: biological_process unknown; LOCATED IN: chloroplast, chloroplast stroma; Has 30201 Blast hits to 17322 proteins in 780 species: Archae - 12; Bacteria - 1396; Metazoa - 17338; Fungi - 3422; Plants - 5037; Viruses - 0; Other Eukaryotes - 2996 (source: NCBI BLink).) — protein sequence MNIAIHNYRHSKFIVNPHIDKTFARTRQARSNNITFMTSTHGRRRTMGLCLVRASAETGEEESDDQNKPERRSFLSLAEAGLVEISGLGAHEKFLCRLTISSLNLLRVISEQEGCSIEELNAGKICDWFLKDKLKREHNIESAVLQWDDPDFPF from the exons ATGAACATTGCCATTCATAATTACCGTCACTCAAAATTCATCGTAAATCCTCACATAGACAAGACTTTTGCAAGGACTCGACAGGCAAGatcaaataatattacatTCATGACAAGTActcatggaagaagaagaacgatgGGACTTTGTTTGGTAAGAGCAAGTGCCGAgaccggagaagaagaatccgaCGATCAAAACAAGCCTGAGAGAAGAAGTTTCTTGAGCTTAGCAGAAGCTGGTCTAGTCGAAATCTCAGGCCTTGGTGCACACGAGAAGTTTCTCTGTCGACTAACG ATATCATCATTGAATTTGCTAAGAGTGATATCAGAGCAAGAAGGATGTTCAATAGAAGAGTTGAATGCTGGCAAAATATGTGATTGGTTCCTTAAGGACAAGCTGAAGAGAGAGCATAACATTGAATCTGCTGTTCTTCAATGGGATGATCCcgattttcctttttaa